The proteins below are encoded in one region of Coffea arabica cultivar ET-39 chromosome 4c, Coffea Arabica ET-39 HiFi, whole genome shotgun sequence:
- the LOC113739075 gene encoding uncharacterized protein, with the protein MSSSASKKQSRKNASGARLDPGWDHGIEIDANKKQVQCKYCGITRAGGVYRLKHHLACTHTNVEPCPSVPEDVRTQMFDLLSTSSEESRKKKQRVSTMYDLEEEESEVKQQAKKCSMDNFVVRKSGGLNVRQTTINEKWKKQDRDEVCQIMARWFYTSAIPFNAVNNPLFPLMIRKLGEYGKGLKPPSYHEMRVTFLKKEVQETLNLLNMYKTEWKKTGCTIMSDGWSDQRKRTMNNFLVNSPAGTVFLSSVDTTDISKTAQKLFELLDGIVEKIGEDNVVQVITDNASNYKAVGKILMEKRKRLFWTPCAAHCIDLMLEDFQKFDSLHKVTIQKAKSVVTYIYSWGTVINWMKQFTNGKELIRPGVTRFATSYLTMRRLSELKGNLFNFFCSDKWKTSMYARRNKGKKIESIIFDNQQFWPNVELCLKIASPLIKVLRMVDSDEKPAMGFLYKAIDQAKEEIKQNVNNIRKRYESAFAIIDKRWEDQLSHPLHAAGYYLNPQFQYSPDFQSDANTKRGLYDCIAKMVPESGERVKIDLQLDDFRHANGLFGHENAVLTRNKKSPADWWESYGDECPELKNFAIRILSLTCSSSGCERNWSAFELVHSKRRNRLAQKRMNDLVFVMYNLKLRERQRQRQRVIEEIPFENLPSDDEWVTERENPTLPRENSWLRVLDDNPKCDTSDEEGNEDDEIEILTRNVQRVYDHEDCQTHVCRRQVNKMKEIHVIDEDDGPSTEFDCQDDDYLDMVPETDLQMGTNDLDDINLDGDEDNAEDEFQENWDGEDDWENNDFDNMDYGNNEFDSNDENDWL; encoded by the exons ATGTCTTCATCCGCTTCAAAGAAACAAAGTAGAAAAAATGCATCAGGTGCTCGATTGGATCCCGGGTGGGATCATGGAATTGAAATTGATGCTAATAAAAAACAAGTTCAGTGTAAATACTGTGGGATTACTCGAGCTGGTGGTGTGTATAGGCTTAAGCATCATTTAGCTTGTACACATACAAATGTTGAACCATGTCCCAGCGTTCCTGAAGATGTTAGAACCCAAATGTTTGATTTACTAAGTACAAGTTCTGAGgaatcaaggaaaaaaaaacaaagggttAGTACCATGTATgatttagaagaagaagaaagtgaaGTTAAGCAGCAGGCTAAAAAATGTTCTATGGACAACTTTGTTGTGAGGAAATCTGGGGGGTTGAATGTGAGACAAACAACCATAAAtgagaaatggaagaaacaagATAGAGATGAAGTTTGTCAAATAATGGCTAGGTGGTTCTATACAAGTGCCATTCCATTTAATGCTGTAAATAACCCATTGTTTCCTTTAATGATTAGGAAATTGGGAGAATATGGAAAAGGACTTAAACCACCTTCGTACCATGAAATGAGGGTGACCTTTTTGAAAAAAGAGGTGCAAGAGACATTGAATTTGCTCAATATGTACAAAACAGAGTGGAAAAAAACTGGTTGTACTATTATGTCCGATGGATGGTCTGATCAGAGAAAGAGAACaatgaacaattttcttgtgAATAGTCCAGCTGGTACTGTGTTCTTATCTTCGGTAGATAccactgatatttcaaaaacagctcaaaaattatttgaattgttAGATGGTATTGTGGAAAAAATTGGAGAGGATAATGTTGTGCAGGTCATCACCGATAATGCTTCTAATTATAAGGCAGTTGGAAAAATATTgatggaaaagagaaaaagattgtTTTGGACCCCTTGTGCTGCTCATTGTATTGATCTAATGTTAgaagattttcaaaagtttgattCTCTCCACAAAGTTACTATACAAAAAGCGAAATCAGTGGttacatatatttattcatGGGGTACAGTTATTAATTGGATGAAACAGTTCACTAATGGCAAGGAGTTGATTAGACCTGGAGTTACTCGTTTTGCTACTTCATACTTGACCATGAGACGTCTCAGCGAGCTGAAAGGGAATTTGTTTAACTTTTTCTGTTCGGATAAGTGGAAAACAAGCATGTATGCTAGGagaaacaagggaaaaaaaattgagagcaTCATTTTTGATAATCAACAATTTTGGCCAAATGTGGAGTTATGTTTAAAGATAGCTTCGCCTCTTATCAAAGTATTGAGGATGGTTGATTCTGATGAAAAACCAGCCATGGGCTTTCTCTATAAAGCTATTGATCAGGCAAaagaagaaatcaaacaaaatgtgAACAATATTCGAAAGAg ATATGAATCGGCATTTGCTATCATTGATAAAAGATGGGAAGATCAATTGAGTCATCCTTTACATGCCGCGGGTTATTATTTGAATCCTCAATTTCAATATAGTCCAGATTTTCAGTCGGATGCAAATACAAAACGTGGCCTTTATGATTGCATTGCTAAGATGGTTCCCGAATCTGGTGAAAGGGTGAAGATTGATTTGCAATTAGATGACTTTCGACATGCAAATGGATTATTTGGTCATGAAAATGCTGTACtaacaagaaacaagaaatctcCTG CTGATTGGTGGGAATCTTATGGCGATGAGTGTCCAGAGTTGAAAAATTTTGCCATTCGAATTCTCAGTTTAACTTGTAGCTCTTCTGGATGTGAGCGAAATTGGAGCGCATTTGAATTG GTACATTCTAAGAGAAGAAACCGTCTGGCTCAAAAAAGAATGAATGATCTTGTGTTTGTGATGTACAACTTGAAGTTGAGAGAGAGACAAAGGCAAAGGCAACGTGTTATTGAAGAAATTCCTTTTGAGAATTTGCCTTCAGATGATGAATGGGTgacagagagagaaaatccaacTCTTCCAAGAGAAAATAGCTGGTTACGAGTTCTAGATGACAATCCCAAATGTGACACTTCAGATGAAGAgggaaatgaagatgatgaaaTTGAAATACTTACAAGAAATGTGCAGAGAGTTT ATGATCATGAAGATTGTCAAACCCATGTCTGTCGAAGACAAGTTAATAAAATGAAAGAGATTCATGTTATTGATGAGGATGATGGGCCTTCAACTGAATTCGACTGCCAAGATGATGATTATCTTGATATGGTTCCCGAAACTGATCTTCAAATGGGAACTAATGATTTGGATGATATTAATTTGGATGGTGATGAAGATAATGCCGAAGATGAATTCCAAGAGAATTGGGATGGTGAagatgattgggaaaataatgaTTTTGATAATATGGATTATGGGAATAATGAATTTGATTCAAACGATGAAAATGATTGGTTATAA